CAGTTTTTTATTTCACGTGGTTtcaaagaaattcttttttgatCAATCTGTTGtcctaaataatatttacttgcttCAAACTATCAAATTTAAAGAAGATTGATTGAAATTACATGTGTGAGTAcctatgaatttatttaattctccATATGCAAACAAATTTCCTTGAGGCGATGTTTCAACTCATATCAatgtatatcaattttatatttttattctcacATATTTAACTCGCTGTTAAATAAGTTGCGctactaaaaatttttgctacTCACCTTTGCAGGGCATGAATTATTGAATTCAGGGTTTTCGCCTAATCGATTACATAAAAATCAgcataaaaattactttatgtctacaaaaaaaattggatcgGAGCTTCAGTCAACTTTATCATACACAAACATACCCATTGAAATGTAAAGATTGTAAAATGAagtgttttaattattgtatccATGATAGTAATTTTTAACTGTCACATAAAGCAAATTATCTTcgtctttattttattagattaaaTTCAACTTAGTGTATGTGAaaggaaaaagaaaatgaagaaaagaTGAGGTTTATCTATATAAAGTTTCTAACCGTTTATTTGTTCTTAATTTTGGATCTTTTGTAAACAACCCTTTCCTTCTACCGATTTTGCCTAAAAGTAATAGGAATTTTCTGTAtacataaactaataaaaaactacgtagaaaaattaaaaaaaaattattctatttttatacaaaagttgcaaagctatgtttttttttcaaaaaaactaagttatgcatttttttattataaaaattttctattaaatttgaaCAGCTAAAACAATACATTACGAGATTTGTTGGAGGCACTTGCTGTTAATTCTTCCATATTATGTGATCGATTTAGCCAACGTTTTGCTAACCAGGCTTGTTTCTTTTCGTTACAGCAAATGAATGTCATATCATCCAGTGCAATTAAATCATCGTTCACATCGTAATATATAGGAATGGTTGCTGATGGTAGCTTAACATGCATTAAAtctttttcatcaattttctgAATGATTTTGACAAACCCTCGAAATGCATGTTCATGCACCACTATTAATACACGTTTATTGTGTCGAATGAAAGGACCGATGAAATTTTCCCAATATGGTAGTATACGTTGCGCACATGATTCTATTGATTCAGACTCTGGTATACTAGTGTCGTTAtaacattgatatttttttgctgATTGTATAATACTTGCATAGAATTCATGatttcgtttaatttttaaatttgtagagTTTGATAAATACCAATGAACTGACTGCTGTGTTCCATATTTACATGCGACATCTATTGATCTGGTTCCTGTAATTATAATGTTTCATAATAGAATTGACTTGAacaatatcgaaaatattaacatactTAGTGATATCTGCATATCactatgaattataaaattcaaaaaaaacccagacaaaatttgtgtttgtGAACATTGGCTTTGagaacattgtgattgaattttatgtttattctgagttattctataaaaagtagattttggcacattaaattcgacacagcCTTCATCGCGTGTCTTCCCACTTTCATAAACGCATATTTACTTCAATTTTGATAACGATTGGAGCCTTTGCTTCGGCAATTTTCAAGTAAACGTCCGTGAGATCGTAAAACAAAACTAATACTGTTGGTCATTGAGGCTCAAATTTAGTTAAGTGCGGAATTTGCcggtagaataagaataagtaagtatacaaacaaaacgatgttatctcagttctcacttacagaggttaatgcatATTAAATTCATTCGCTGTCTCAGTTATAAAGGTAACTACGACGATAAAATtcgaaagaacgaatcccagatatagaattttgcttcgtcccactaacagaagtatttaagtgtaaaagtGTTGAGACCTCAACATAAGTTTCAGTTATgaagttttctcacttatccagtttctcacttatttatatataataaatatttttttaaacgaactGGTTTGAAAACATAAGGACCTTtggttttttctgtttttgatagcaaaatatataatttcatcaAGTTATACCTGTAAGCCACCCATGATGGCGTTCATTTAAACGACACGAATGATACGTTGTAATATCTCTCAATCCTAAATCCTTCAATATAATTTCTCCAAATTTTCGTCCTCGAATCAAATTTGATGTGAATACTACGTCAAATGTGTCGAATCCACTATTTATGAATTCTTGACTTGCCTCATGAGCCTCTCGCATTCCTTCCAGTGATAAATATGTGTCACACCATCCAGAAAATAAATGTAACCTTCTAAAATCCGTTTGGCCATTACGTATGAAGAAAACACGGTATTTAGGTTTTTTATGGTTGATGTCAGTTTCTTCATCTTCAGCCATCATTTTTTTCaccaattgttaaaattaatacatagaACACTTAATTTTAAGCTATCTTTCTTTAAAGGTATCATACGAAACGATGGATACCTACTTGTGTCCTATTTTAACAATTGTGCTATTTTAAGAAGCACTTTAAccgttttatttttctaatgtaTTGACTTAGCATATCAATCAATGTCAGTGATCCTGTTTTGTATCAACAAAGGTTGTTAAGCAGcaatatttgtaacaaaaatggcggttttagacaaaagttatcaagggcaAGGGATCAttcgtctgtgttaataacttttaagccctGGTATAATTTAAAGGTCATTTGAAACTGaagtttaaatgaatttgaaacTAGAATAATAAATCAAAGTCATGGGCAAAGGCGAATGTGCTCTATTGTCCTTGACAACTTTAGCTAAAGCGTAATTCTGTAGCTAGCATGTTTTGTTTCGATTAAAAgcaataattacttttttatttccttCGAAAGCTGGTTTCAACTTGCTATTttcaagtgttattctatctcttaccttttagggtctaaattgactatttaatcaacccggagaactaggtccaatctgatcaGCTGCTAAAACATGAGGTccctcatcaaactctgcaacttttgttggaagttatttttttattgacaaactacaaaacgaactattagccataataacGTTCTAGACCTTTTACCCAAATAGGTTCATAAATATCTTACTCAACATGGTACATAACTTTTACCgttttgaacaaatatttttgtttgtttgtttgagaaAAGAAAATTCGAAACTTCGATGAAAAATCACAGCCAAACCAGGcctgtattaaattaaaatataatagaaaaacataatttactgagtaatattttatttaaagttaactgatacaatatatgtttaaaatgaaatcCAACTAATCGATCTAGTAGGTTTTACGTTTATGTTAAATTCAATTCCGCAATATGACGTGATCGATTTTCCCAGCGACTTGCCAACCAAGCCTGTTTTTTGTCATTATTACAAATGAATGTCATTTCATTAAACGCAACTAAATCTTCATTCACATCATAATATATGGGAATTGTTGCCGATGGTAATCTAATAAGGCTAATTTCTCGCTCATTCATATTTTGAAGTAGTTTAACAAAACCTCGAAATGCATGTTCGTGTACCACAATTAATACCCGTTTGTTTGCTCGAATCATTGGACCTATGAAAGAATCCCAATATGGCAGTATACGTTTTGCGCATGATTCGATTGTTTCAGATAATGGTATACGATGCTCGGgaattttgtattcttttgaTGTTTGCGCAATGTTTGCATAATATTCatgatttttagtaatttttgggaTTTGACCTTTCGATAGATACCAATGTACAGATTGTTCCACACCATATTTACATGCAGTGTCTTTAGATTTGAATCCTGTAATTATAGACATTTAAATGTAAACTAATAACAAAAGTTCGGGACCATACATATACTGAAATACTATACAAAGTTGGGCGTAATTTAATGTTCCACGAGAAACAGTAggataataatttaacattttatttttgctaattttttttgtgagggAAATGGATTTTTGCAGAAACCGGTTCTTTTGATGTTAAAACCAACAAACGTTAAAGATCATGCTGTTTTTAAGCACAACATTACCTTAAACGATTGtataaactcaatttttacgGGTTCAAAATAAActagctataaaattttacccaaaaaaaattgattggctGCAGATTTTGCTACCAATTGGGTTAATATTACCTGTAAGCCACCCATGATGACGTTCATTTAAGCGCCAAGAGTGATATGTTGTAATACTTTCCAAGTGTAAATCTCTCAGTAAAATTTGTGCAAATTTTCGAGCACGCGATAAAGTAGATGTGAATACTACGTCAAATACGTTATAACCACTGTTTATAAGTTCTTGACTTGCTTCATGGGCTTCTTGTATGCCTTGTTGTGATAAAAAGGCATCACACCAGCCAGATAAATGGCGTGaatttgaaatatcactttGACCAGTACGCACAAAGAAAACTCGATATTTAGTTGCTTCTTCTTCTTCTAccatttcttttaataaactaCCTTAGAGTTTTTCACATGTAGGtaataatttgcataaatattaaatatatttgtctGTAATGaagctaaaatatataataactgTAAAAAAGTGATACATACAAATATTGCCTAGTAACTCACTAGAAATCCAATctcgccatgggaactgattctagcgctgtctagtggtagaaaatagaagctgtctatgacaagtcaaatttatgcatggctatgattgaattgtttatttatattttgataatgagtgaaataaaaaaaataaattttaacttttgacaCGTTCGTACTCTTATTTCtgttcaaatttgacttttcatagacagcttctattttctaccaccagacagcgctagaatcagttcccatggcgaacAGGATGGTCAATTAGTTttttcatcgattcgcttttgTTTTGGAAAGTTGTTTAAAAACGATTCAAGTAgaaaaaccaaataattttcCCTTTATTAAACAGCGCTGTTTGCTGTTGCCCTAGTGCtgatacatccttaattaactGTATTTgtctgtatattttataaagatgtaTGTGGTGACGTGTAATATGACACGTTATATTGAGCTTGTGCTATGCACGCTAATATCTTTATGgtaaagataataatattaaacctACGTTTAATCTTTGTCTTCGTTCATCGTTCGAATATGGAACGATATCTCACAATATTTCATATAGTTTATATCACCTACGTTATAAATCTTTAAAGCTAACTCGAcctcgaatattttttatttgagatttttctaattttcctgTTAATATGAGTcattttttaacgaaaactCTCTTGATGTTTTTTTCATACTCTGTACAGGTCATTTTAACCGTTTCTAAATGCTTTCAATCCCTAAAATCAAGCCTCATTTCACCATTTTCAAGGGTCtcgaatttaattgtttttactatgCTACTTACTACTCCAAAGTAACATTTCCACCAAGTCGCTGCCTGTTAGTAATTTATTTGTCTCAAAATCTAACTAAACAAGACTACTACTTTATTTAGTCcagaaattctcaaaattacgaaaattaacAAATCCTTAATGATTCATTGGTTCCAAAAACTGGATTTGAAAAAGGCTCTTTCCTTGTATTGTATCCTTTATATCTCAAATCGTTTTTGTTTTCGGTAAACATTGATATACAGAAGTTTAAGTAACTTTATTGATTGAATGGAAGCAATAAGTATTCAACATAAagggtttttcatttaatatgatAGAACACTTTAAGCTTAAATTCAAGAgatatcatgaaattttttatttatatatatattttttttttgtttcaaagattattttattgcaatttgtgtgatattttaacaaaatgtaacCCGCAGCTTGAGAGACACCTATGCGTAAATACGTTGTGTTTACTTTTTAGGAAACTCGATCAAACCTCTAATTCCAATAATGATCGTTTGATTATATTCTTTGCTTTTTCGACGATATGACCTAATACACAGTATGTAGGAGGTGTACGGAAAATAGCGCAAATTAGacacttattttgatcaaaaaaattgaaaagtttgtaTGTGTTTTCGGCATATATTGCCATATAattctttaagaaaaaattgtgaTATCGTTTGCACAAtctgttttatttaagtttaatgtTCTGTTATTTTAAATGGGAAACCCTTTATAAGACACTCTACATTACAACAGAACTAAACGACCAAACGGGAACAAGTTGCTTTaaacaacaatattaaataataaagtttatcgTACGTGGTTTAGTGGTAATCGTTGTTGTATACTTATAAATACTACCGATATACacgtatgtgtatgtatgtataaaccCATACGTATACGAACAGCtgtatattgtaataataaaaaaaaatacttaacggtttctaatacataaaaataatttctggatattttatttattttattcaagtgATACGTAAAAGTGAAATGCTTGCTGGTTTGCATATTAAttagatgaaaaaataatataagcgaATTCCAAAGAATTTAACTTTCCTTACTTGTTAGTTACGTTGATTTCATTTAACTAaggtaaatattatgaaaaatgaaatttaatttaatattatccgATTCTTTGGAAAATTTAGACAGAGAATTTATcaagttaatatttttggaCATTAAGATCTATAATGAAGAAATATGACGAAGATTGAATCAAGGCATTTCAGTAAGAAAGAAGCATACCGGACCCTATTCTTCTTAAGATTATAGCTTTGTACAAATAAAACTGGTGTTTGGCACCAAGTTTTGATCAAAGATAGAGAAGTCGCGTATACAGGCAAGAATGTCATTTGGTATTTGGGTCCTATTGATACTACTGTATTTACAACATAATCAGTACATGttattacgataaaataataataataatgggatttaacctccgtttctctgacatatggctatacagagaccacccacatcattatttgttaatctttatttatttaactacatccgtatatatacaattacatttttatgatgtgggtggaaccGGTTACATTCAAGCgccgacagtgtgatcaattctaccgctgctattaattataatagttcacactgccgctgcctggactcgaacccgctacctcccagtcaaagactaacgccttagaccgctcgaccactgagCCGGTTATTACGAAATTATTACACAAAGCAGTGGAAGGAAGCGTTCTGGACTTATAATCCGGATGTGCTTAGATCGAAAATACTGCTCTACAGGATATTGTTAAACAAAATGATGAAGGCGTTTCTGACTGGACCCAATCAGTAGAGGCGTTAGGGTTCGTACACTCTTTTTTATCATTGCCGGTAATAGAAGCCTACTcctctatcttatactctttATACGTCTCTTGCTGTACAATTGTAGTTTtgtatatatcataaaaatttccattgcTTTGTGTGTGGTTGACATTGGTTATGAAAAAGTCTAATGATGTTAAATAATATCGCGGAATTACTCATGGAGTAAAAAATGTGGTAAGTAACGACCTTTTGATGAAACTCTAGGTTATTGAGATATATCCATATCTGCCAATCAACTCCATAAATGATTACCAAATCATTGACCTGTGTCTATATTAAACGTATAGTAGTATAGTATAGTTTATTGATTTTCACGCGTTACAGAACACATTTTCATGATGTTTTGCTCAAATATAATCTCCAAATTATCTCAAACTACGATGTATAGAACAACTCGGTTGCACTCACGGTGTAAGACGTATTACTGTAGTTTCATTCTCTATAACAATATATTACCCTTATGAAAAGTATTAGATCGAACTTTATACAATGTATTTTCGAAATGAAGTATgccataatttaaattaattgtttttaacaaaaataaaataattgtaaatatacgtATTGCGCTGTAGGAATATAAaagtgtattataaataaatttatgtacacTTCTTCATAAAATACACAAGTTGAGGAATTTGTTAGGGGCCAAGGTTGATTACGGAAGCGCCACATAGGTACACATACACAACGGTTTTAAAAACTCTTCACTTCTTCTTCAATCGAGTTGCTATCATTATTGCCATAGGCAAGGTTGATGGCCAAGGTATAAAGACGTGAGTGTGATTGGTCATCCAACTAACCATGTATTGGTTTGTTTGGCTATATGCTTCTAATTCTAATGACTTAACTCTTATAAatgcatacatatacatataatactgGCGCAAATAGCTTCCCAATAGCCAATGCTATTTTAATGAATcgttctaaaaaatttttttaatgtattttgattttctcTTGAACAATATTTGAGAGGAAAGTtctttgaatttcatttttgtagTTATATACGAAAAATTCACGAAATACAACAATCATTCTCTTGCAAATTACAACATTTCTGACATTTCTGaccaattttaaagaaaaaagtattattgtaatttttgtcgCCTAACTCACAAAGTTTTCGagataacaattaataaaaaaaaaaaaaattttaacaaaaagaaaaccgtcttcaaaagaaaaacttttccaaaataaattaatatgcactataaagtaaaaaaattacgagaatataatgtaattaaaattattgttatttttgaagtcggtgtcagccaaggaaacaactctgtaTTAGCTTctctgacaccgacttcaaaaataacaataattttaactacattatattctcgttatttttttactttttagtgcatattaatttattttggaaaagtttttcttttgaagtcggttttgtttttgttaaaagttttttttacaaagtacattaagtaatttgtcactaaaaaaaaatcatcgaaatcggttggggtgatattgagttattcgccctcttgtcgtgcatacttaatgtaaatttaaaactattatggttttctcaaggatgccgttgtcagaactggaccaaaatgacaTGGTatcacacggaaagcaccagctttcaaacagaatCACCAAAATCGGATCTCCCAGGccaaagttctgaggtaacacacataaacaataaaaaatacagtcgaattgataacctcctccttttttgtttgaagttggttaaaaaag
This genomic interval from Chrysoperla carnea chromosome 1, inChrCarn1.1, whole genome shotgun sequence contains the following:
- the LOC123290619 gene encoding 2,3-bisphosphoglycerate-dependent phosphoglycerate mutase-like codes for the protein MVEEEEATKYRVFFVRTGQSDISNSRHLSGWCDAFLSQQGIQEAHEASQELINSGYNVFDVVFTSTLSRARKFAQILLRDLHLESITTYHSWRLNERHHGWLTGFKSKDTACKYGVEQSVHWYLSKGQIPKITKNHEYYANIAQTSKEYKIPEHRIPLSETIESCAKRILPYWDSFIGPMIRANKRVLIVVHEHAFRGFVKLLQNMNEREISLIRLPSATIPIYYDVNEDLVAFNEMTFICNNDKKQAWLASRWENRSRHIAELNLT